The genomic region GAACAACAAAAACGGATGCTCAAGCACCACTCTTGGAGACAGCTTCATGGTTCCCAAAACAAATGTCATGTTCCTTTGAACCTTATCAACCGAGAGTGTCAAAATAAGAGGAGAACGTCCCAACAAACTCCAAATCTCTTCCTCTGAACACCCGAATTTCTCCAAGTTAGTCACCTTTTCACGTATAGTCTCGATCCGCGATATTCCGATGAGTGAAACTACGTACTTGTACATTTTGGAACCTTTTGAAACCCCTGTTTTCTTTGTGTATTCCATCTTCTCCTCATTGAAAGAAGTCCTTGGGATCAATGTGGGACGTGAGATGAGCATAGCAATCAAATCATTTCCACTAATGCCAATCTCTTCGTACAATGCAATGACTGGTTTCATGGTATTGTGAAAATCATAGGTCAAGAGTGAAGGGTTCCTAACAAGTGCTTTACGAAGCATTTCTCGCGATCCAAACAGGTTAACGAGGAGCTCAATCCGCTCGTCGAAGCAATTATTGATACGAGAACAAAAGAAACGAGGGCGACAATTGACCATCTTGACAATGTCGGAACCGGTGAGTCCCAAGCTACTCAGCAAGTTGAGTTTGGATAAAAGGGGAGTAGCTTGAGCGTTGCGCAAAGAAGGTTGGCGTGAAAAGATCTTCAACAAATCGTTTTCACAGCAACCCCATTGCTTGAAAATCTTGATGGAGTCTCTCGGATGCTCTATAGCTTCTTCATTCGGGCTTTCAACTTGGTTTGGGCATATCGTCGAATAGGTGGCGGTAATTCGAAAAACAGAGTTTGACCGTGTAAAGTGGCGGTTCGATGCGGAGACAAGGAATCGAAACCTGAGTAATAGATGAAGTTTGGGGAACATGTGAGCTTTTTCAGTGTAATTTTAAGTGAAAATGTCAGGGAACGGAGTAAGCTGTAGGTGAGGCTtttagagaaaaataaaaaataaagggcCAAAAGAAAGGAGGAAGCGGAAAAAACACACACAGATGTATTGATGTAATAAGGGCCTCTACTTCATTTAAGCGGGTGTAATCGGTGAGTTGAGCCAAACTTTCAAATTTAAACTCAATGGAATGTCAATTTTTAACTTTCGAGCTCCGTTTGTTTTAATGTAAAAATTTTCCAGATAGAAAGAGGGGTAGAGTTTGAGCCGACGGTTACTGATTTAATGTAAAAACACGCAAGCTTGGGTTTAACCCCAAATCCGATACAAAATCAAGCAATCGTAATGGAAATCGAACCGATATAGCAAATCTTTAAGGTAATGAATTTCAGATTAGAACATAAATCTCAAGCAAAATCAAGGAAAATCGaaaactctctctctctctctttttttgaaGATGAAATTTTGAGgcaaagaaatttttttttttaaacggaCACAACAGGTAACAGATCGGAACCCTAATTTGTTTGATAGATGCAACGAAGAAGGGTCAAAGACGGCATCCTTCAAGGATGGGAGGGACGGATCTAAACACGATGTTGAAgaacagagagagagagagagaaagcgAAGGAAAAATTGGGAGCGCTCAAATCCACAATTTTTAGAATTAGATTATGATGAAATTTAAATCATTGTTTCATTGttgtaattaatattattattaaataaattattaaaataaaaatactaaaattcagtttaatttattttttttatttggttcAACCGATTTGTATCAATTTTCGAATTAACtggtttaatattttattttttaaattaacacCCTTATAGGTCTTTGATCTAATTGATATGAGTAATCGatttagtttcattagaacaactttggCTAAACTAGTCAAACTATTTGTTTTTGATTCgttaatttcaaattaaataatttattaaaaatttgtgatattaaaaaatactaaaattataaaatatagttGACTGATTCAATCATCAATTCAATtgatttttaaattgattttaaaaattacacCAACTCACAGATCAATTAAATTTTTACCTCTCTTTGAACCGATATCTTAATAGGTTTATGAATAAATTAACCCGATACGATTCGAAAACAATAATTAAATCTTTATTTTAATACAAAATATTTTTGTGATATATTGTCtgtattttcattattatttttgtaatcgaTAGAAAGTTATTAACAATGATAAAATCaaaatgatttttgaaatgtGGACGTTTACCAATTTCAATTTTTAACTTGATGTAAAACTTTAATAAATATTTCTAtataaattttgtatattaaaattctaatatttttattttaatatggtaaatatttgatatattattattaataattttaaatcatacttttcatcatttttatatattattttaaatactttgtTCTAAATACTAGTAATAAGATTTCTAGTATTAATAATATTGATGCAAAGTCATAAATTAAGCCCACACCAACTTAAGATTGATGGTAAAACAATAAtaaacaattttatttatttagtattcttaatttaatatgttttagattttaaatttcgctttacttataatttaatttaatttttttattttgtaaatttttttaccTATGTGTTAAGTTATTGTTCATAATTACAAATTTTCATTAACTTAGCTATTTGTTctattcaaatttttttaaaaaattaaatttaaaccataattgaaattatatataaattaaaagtaAACTACATGGATAGATTGAGGTTGAGTTGAATTGAATTGAGTTGGTTAGATTTTTTATGTTTGGATAAACCCTTTGCCTTAGGTTAAGAAAAATTGcttttaaaagttaatttttaaatatttataagagTTGCTATCACAATAACCTCTTTTTGTGTTATTGCATTAGAGAGGTTGTCGGCAAGTCACCAGAGAATCTATTGATGTTATAATAATTGAATCCAAGTATTTCTACACTCTAGGTGCGATGCTTTATCTTTTGTTTTTAGAATAATTTTGTTGTCGTATTTGAGAATGTTGACAATATTATTTTGTTGTTGACATATCTAGTTTCTTTGTGCTTTAAATATTGGATGTGTTGTTGGATTTATAAAgttgtttagtgatttttattttattatttttaaataaatattgtttaaaaataaattgttagaTGAAGCAAATACATTGTTAGATGTTGTTTAAAACAAATGTAGTTTTGATTTTAaatgaagaaaatagagagaatcgAATTTGTTTAGAATCTAAAAGTTTTAGCACAtgcttttatgaaaatatttcaaAGACATAACTAAGAACTAGGATTGGGTTTATTTGAGTAAGCCTGATGCATTGTGATTTAGGTACTCTCTCCCTCTTCTCTCATGATCTTTTTTTATTTAAGAAgttttattctaaatttttttttgataaaaaataaatttaaattattgcaATATCTAATGATTCAAAAAGTAACTAAAGAGACCCGAAATTCCTAAAAAAAAAAGGGCTTCAATTCAGGCGAAATAAGTAATTACCAGAAGCACACATATAATGATTCAACTTTTACAGTACTTTGATATTCAACTGTGCTAAGCCAGACTtcatttaaaatgaaataaatttaagattttgaatTAATTTAAGTTGATTGTTgtgataattaaaattttaatttagattttagatttgaatctaaatttagttaaataatttttatacaaattaattagaatttatatcctgtatttaaattttattattttaaactcATGCAAAATAAATGAAGACATATATAATTATTCtaagataatatttaaaactatttACTAAGTACGAACACAAACATGTAATATAGGTACGACATGATATGAACACAGTGAtatgataatttttaaaaataaagatgTGGGTATGACAGAtacaacaataaaaaatatttttataaaatattttgacaTTATAATTTTCGtttgaaataaaattattaacaaatttattaattcataaataaataatcaaataagTAAATTAAGTAGACAAGTATTATACGTACAAAAGAAAAGTAGATAAATaggatattatatatatattttatcattatatttgtttaattaaagGTTGTTGTCGC from Gossypium arboreum isolate Shixiya-1 chromosome 1, ASM2569848v2, whole genome shotgun sequence harbors:
- the LOC108465565 gene encoding transcription termination factor MTERF9, chloroplastic-like, translating into MFPKLHLLLRFRFLVSASNRHFTRSNSVFRITATYSTICPNQVESPNEEAIEHPRDSIKIFKQWGCCENDLLKIFSRQPSLRNAQATPLLSKLNLLSSLGLTGSDIVKMVNCRPRFFCSRINNCFDERIELLVNLFGSREMLRKALVRNPSLLTYDFHNTMKPVIALYEEIGISGNDLIAMLISRPTLIPRTSFNEEKMEYTKKTGVSKGSKMYKYVVSLIGISRIETIREKVTNLEKFGCSEEEIWSLLGRSPLILTLSVDKVQRNMTFVLGTMKLSPRVVLEHPFLLFSNLEAVLKPRISWARKLKEMEIDPQIKGSIMLTALRMTENRFLNVFIKCHPEDVANELLEFYKHAKGLKPLAESSKKILRKGFPF